One Fusarium poae strain DAOMC 252244 chromosome 4, whole genome shotgun sequence DNA window includes the following coding sequences:
- a CDS encoding hypothetical protein (TransMembrane:4 (i136-159o216-234i241-259o265-283i)), with translation MPPQVLPFFPIELFNTHQLPLLPQKMHAVLETISEWAPFQIDALGLVTIFGAKEMNTCVGNLTKSWVTEWLPILGSYAVANNEIADPEHGYILYNITDGIMATDVAAWFTRWLSSFPPNYASTVIRLKIDEKPLPVARSIFAMAIGGSAMVLSLCLAILTADPWGIANSLAMCGQVFVRQHMVGQLRASMDKTISDVDRDPGKDVKTFLTLPNGKAVTIVGPLGLVLGCIVTDARPLNPRYYFLARAIGWAFFATHAIALGMSNLFNQIVTVIIMLVGTYLTATRVGDNSEMIGSGLRLEVEMGDSGWTRSQAYANIGMTPEEEDKMVHWSLMPQKSNTRWWKRYNAREFTMSPRSTVISLERQFEEEGPR, from the coding sequence ATGCCGCCACAAGTCTTACCCTTCTTTCCTATCGAACTTTTCAACACTCATCAATTGCCATTACTCCCTCAGAAGATGCATGCTGTTCTCGAGACCATCTCTGAATGGGCGCCCTTTCAGATCGACGCCTTAGGCCTAGTCACGATCTTTGGCGCGAAAGAAATGAACACATGTGTTGGGAACCTGACCAAAAGTTGGGTTACGGAATGGCTTCCCATCTTGGGATCATATGCTGTGGCTAATAACGAAATTGCCGACCCCGAACATGGTTATATCCTTTACAACATCACCGACGGCATCATGGCTACCGATGTCGCAGCTTGGTTTACACGATGGCTTTCTTCCTTTCCACCAAATTACGCGTCAACTGTTATCAGGCTTAAAATAGATGAGAAGCCCCTTCCAGTTGCTCGAAGCATATTCGCCATGGCAATTGGTGGTTCAGCCATGGTGCTGTCACTTTGTCTTGCCATTCTGACAGCAGACCCATGGGGGATCGCCAACTCTCTTGCCATGTGTGGTCAAGTCTTTGTCAGGCAACATATGGTCGGACAACTACGAGCCTCAATGGACAAAACAATCTCCGACGTTGATCGTGATCCCGGCAAAGACGTTAAAACCTTTCTAACGCTACCGAATGGCAAGGCTGTAACAATCGTTGGACCCCTGGGATTAGTGCTGGGCTGTATCGTCACAGATGCCCGGCCACTCAATCCGCGTTACTACTTTCTCGCGCGTGCCATCGGTTGGGCCTTTTTCGCCACCCATGCCATTGCGCTCGGCATGAGTAACTTGTTCAACCAGATAGTGACAGTGATCATCATGCTGGTAGGAACCTATTTGACCGCTACTCGTGTTGGCGACAACTCTGAAATGATAGGGTCAGGCCTACGTTTGGAAGTGGAAATGGGTGACTCTGGGTGGACACGAAGCCAAGCATACGCGAATATCGGAATGACTCCGGAAGAGGAGGATAAGATGGTTCACTGGAGTTTGATGCCACAGAAATCAAATACAAGGTGGTGGAAGAGGTACAATGCGAGGGAATTCACCATGAGTCCAAGGTCAACAGTCATAAGCCTGGAGCGGCAGttcgaagaagaaggaccTAGATAG